DNA sequence from the Pseudochaenichthys georgianus chromosome 8, fPseGeo1.2, whole genome shotgun sequence genome:
ggtaaccaaatctaaaacaccaaaacaattcgatcacatgaatacatttgtgttttcacaagagttttgaagattttccgaaaatcggatgtcaaattttaagcttttgagctacttatctcatcaaacagtgctctaaggtgagtaaattgcatatattgcaataccagagattgtcctgatcattttgatatttaacacatggggtgccatgttagaagaaatacatttaaaaggtgatttaagaaaacatctaaaaatcgagaaaatacccttagactccagagctgtctctgtgctatgatgtgttctaaagccagactgaagaTCTTCAAAtacatcattgttttttaagtaatcacacaactgttttgcgaccgctttctcaagaatctttgagaggaaccgaagattagaaataggtctatagttggctaaaacctctggatcgaggttgtgctttttaagaagtggttttatcactgctactttgaatgattgtggaacatagcctgataataaagacatattcataattttaataaagaagtgctaattaatggaaaaacttcttttaacagcttagttggaattgggtctaacatgcacgttgatggtttagaagagagaatcattgaatgtaattgttcaaggtttatggctgaaaagcattctagtttctatctagtgtaatattagaacttacgtttccgggagctgttgataacactatactggtcaaaggcaagaggtcattcattttgtttctaagagtaacaattttatcgttagaaaagcacatacaatcattactactgagtgctatgggaatagaaggctcaatggagctgtggctctctgtcagcctggctacagtgctgaaaagaaatcttgcattattcttattctcatctattaatgaagagtagtaggctgctctcgctttacgcagtgctttcttatattcattgagagtaatatgccaaattaaacgagattcttcaagtttagtggaacgccatatcctttcaagttgtctcgacttttgctttattttgcgggtttcgacattatgccatggagctaatctatgttgttttattttcttctttttcaaaggagcaacagagtctaattttattcgcagcgcatctatagcactatcaacaacatgatcaatttggggtggtgtacattttgtataagtttcctcccctacatgcagacatgctatcgagttaagtattggtggaatctcttccttaaatgtggctatagcactaacagataggtttctgctgcaggagcttttgactaatgctttttagtctagtaacagtacttcaaaagttactaagaaatggtcggataaagcaggattatgcggttcgactaatagttgctcaatttcaataccataaatcagaacaaggtcgaatgtgattatagcagtgggttggtttatttacactctgacagaaaccaacagaatctaatatagagttaaatgcaacagtaaggctatttttatcatcgtcaacatgaatattaaagtcacctacgataattactttatctgttttaagaactaaagttgataaaaactcagataattctgataagaattctgaataaggacctggtgcacgatacactgtaacaaataagattggctgcaaagttttccaggttggatgcgtaagactaaaaacgaggctttcaaaggaggtataatttaattttggtttagtattgataagtaaacttgagtcaaagattgctgcaactccacctcctcggcccgtgcctcgagcaatatgagtgttgacatggctgggtggagtggcctcatttatgctgacatattcttcatgtctcaaccaagtttcagtgagacagcatatatcaatattataatctgatattaaatcatttaccaatattgctttagatgctagagatcttatgtttaagagaccacatttaatcttcctgttttgttgcactgtagtagttgttactttacttttattaagttattatgtgtgacacctctattaggtttgaccttaaattgtccttgggcagacacacacaccgctaatattgggtatttttttgggttcgggattcctatggatgactgcctaggagagagcgcagagaagcgtgtaagactgcgactccgcctcctggtctcaactccagtttgtcatggattacgtgaAAGTGATTATTGATATGCAGAGTGAAGAACTTTGCCATTCATAGAGACGCTGTATTGACAACGATTTGTATTCCATCCTCTCCGAGTAAAATATAGTGAGGTTTTGTGGAGAAAATCCTTGCTGACGCTTGAAAAAAAAGAGACTCTCGTCTCTTGTGTGTTGAACCCACTGATTCTCCTGACAGAACAAAGGCAAAAAAGAAGAGCAGCCTCCCTCCTCATCTACTCCTCATCCCTCTTTCTGGCTCTGTAATATGTTCTCTGCATTATTCATGAGCTCATTGCTGTCTCACTCTGTCTCTGCTGAGGTTAATCATATTATGATTATGTACCTTCAAAGGATACACTTTAGAAATGATTTGGGAGGAGAGAGAAAAGTGCATTCCTGCAAAATAGAAACCATTTGTTGCCTTAAAGCAGCTGTATAGGATGCCTTTTCcccatctttcacacatctTGATCGACTGTTTGAGGTAACCTTTCTTAATCTCCTCTGTCCTTCTCTTCTTAATCTTACCCTGTTTTGTTTAGTTTGTCTGTGTTTCCATTCGCAGTCTTGCTATCTCTCACCTGTTGTCTTGCTGCCACTGCAGTCTGAACACCATACGACCTACAGGCACAGATGCTTATCATTAGCCCCAAAATAAACAGGATTTTCTATGTCATTTGTTTCCAGCCGTGTTCCTGTCCCGGCCACCTGCCTGCCTTAGCCCTTTGCTCTTGTATCTGATCATCTTGCCTGCATGTTACTGACTGTAAGCTGCCTGTATGCCACTGCTATACACCTGTTTCTCCATACTGTGCATTAGCCCATGTCATGTCATACAAAACACTGACAGTCCACAAACCTGTTCAGTGTGGCGCTTCGGTAACCAGCAGTTCATGCTTCTAGATTTATTGATTGAATAGTGGCCACtgaacaaagaaaatcagttttgtaaactttattattcataaAATGTAGTCTGTATGCAAGGAATTACACCAATACAAGATGCATCATCATGGCAGGCCTCCATAAAGTGGCAGACCCATAAACAGCCCTACACTGAATTAATCTGTTGTAAagcttatgtttattttatgtacacaTACTAAACAGACCACCACAATACTGCCAGACAGCTCAAGCCTCTTTTCTAAATAGATTCAACACACGTACATCTTTTGACAGAGGAAATATGTGTAGGATATGTAATTCTCTACAtagatgtgtttaaaaataatCTCAAACAAGCCCATAGTTAACTATGTCCTCAACATTATTGTAGACCAAAACTGTTTATTTATAATTGTTACCACTTCTTCCAATATGCTAATACTCCTTAGCAactttgtttttttgtgtttgCTGCATTTTTGGTTTTGCTGCTGTTTTTCATCGGTTCCTAGCGTAATATGATGAAGTCTGTGGTTTATGTTATTGACTTGTGTTCCCAGTGGCAGGAAGTATGGAGAATATTGATTGGAGTAACGAGATATTGATTGGTGGTGGCTGCAATAATCCAGCAGTGCTTTAGCTGACAGTATCTTTTGACGCACTCCTATATCTGTCAGCATATGAATACAGATGTGTAAAGAAAGCTATTCTACAGTGTGTATACTGCAAGAAAATGTAATGTAGTCCATTATACAGAACTAAAACGTGTTCTTAGTATGCAACTACTGTATGTAGATAACTGTCccgtacagttgtgtgtgagaggGTCGTACGTACCGCTGATTTATGAGATGTTAGTTATTCAGAAATCATTTTTACCGCAGTTATCTGTCGTACTGTGTGATACACagcttttttttatttccaggGCTGTACCAAATGTCATTGTTTTTCATTTGAAGCTCCTGTTGAGGTATTCAAAAGAAAAAATGGTATAGCCTacgttttgttgttattttttatAATGTGATACCACAAAACATTTCAAAACCCTTAAATGAAATTGTTAATTAAAATATTGTGGTTATATAAATGTTAATGATGGTGCTGTGAGATTGTTGCTTGATTGCGGCATGATTACAGGTGCATGCCTCCCTCTGTGAGCAGAAAGCAGGAGAGCaatgcttttttctctctttttttttaaagtccaAATGCCAACAACCTTGGATTGAAGCAGAATATTTAATTTCATAATAACATTTTGTGAATTTAGgaatatgcttttattttgtacaTTTTGACTTTTGGACTTTGCAATGCACTGTTATTAGACATTTTGGAGCAGTCAGAAACAATCCTGCGCAGCCACCACCAGATTCTTATTCTACAAAAGGTATAATACTCATAATATTATTGGAGGCTAATCTTTATCTGCAAACAGCATAAATACAGGGTTCAAATAGAACAAAAGACTTACTAAAGTATGAAAGCTGCACAGCCTTAATGTTAAAGTGATGAATGAAGCTTCAACACCTCCAATTATTTATTACAGCTCTAGTATTTCCATGTAGGTTTTGTGCCAGATACAATCCCACTCTCCTGCACTCATACACACCAACACAACGCTCACAGGGCCCGCTGAGCCTCGGCGTGATTAATAGTACCAGCATGGGCTGTTTATCTTGGTAGTATGGCTCTATAGAGCCAGCTGACTTGCGCATACATACCTACATGTGCGCATATGAGGTTACTGCACTTCAAAATAGAAAAACGTTGCCTGGATTTACAGCATAAAGCCTACAAGGAGATGATATACGGCTATAATTATAGCACATGGGTCTCCGGATGCCTTGACATCAGTTGTGCACGCTCACACAATCAAAAATAccattaccttttttttttttacctttttgTAAGTATATCCTCTTGGACTGAAAGCATTTGTATGGAAATGTTGATAATACTTTTTCGTTCTCCTCCTCCCAGGTTTCCTCCCCTCTTCACCTCACTGACCCATGAAAGAAGCCATGCCGGTCCTCACAGCAGGAGCGGGTGAGAGGAGTTTGCACAGACGCTCCACACATACTGTCCCGTACTGCTGGAAGCTTGCTGCGGTCCATCTGTTTATGTTAATGAACATGTTGTCTTTTCTTATTCCTCTCCTCTGCAGGGCTTCATGAAACGTTGGCCCTGCTGACCTCTCAGCTGCGGCCCGACGCCAATCACAAAGAGGACATGGTCTTCCTCAAAGACGTCTTCAGTGAGAGGAGCTTGGGATACCTGATGAAGGTGAGGAAGTGTTAATACTCAGTGCCAAAGTCTGATCACTATTTACATTTAGACATATTATACAGCTTTCTACCATTGTTTTAACATGCACAATTTGAAAATGTGCTCAGGAAAAAAGTTTGTTAAGTGGATTTTGTGTTCCTTTTTAAACTTTGCATTCATTCCTGAAACCCTCCTCTCTAATAGACAACATGTCATTGTGTTGCAGATCCATGAGAAGCTGAGACAGTATgagagacagagtccaaccccCTTCCTTCACACTGCCTCTTCTCTGGCAGAGGATGTAagttcatcacacacacacacacacacacacacacacacacacacacacacacgctaaaTTACTTTCCCTCACTTGGGCACAGCAGTCAGTCACAATGAGTTAGCCCCGACGGAGAAAGCAATGTAGGTCTCAAAAGTGAATTTTAATGTTCTCAAAGTGCTGAATCATCCCGATGCCCATCTAATGAAATTCCATATCCTGCTGCTCTCTCGCTCTTACCAGTTATCAGCGGGGAAACTGCTGACCTTAGCCGCTACTTATCTTCCCCTGTGTTCAAGTCTGCCGTCAATCTATCTTCAATTATTCTCCAGTAACctgcagtgtgcagtttacacaTGCACAGGTTCACACCAGGTCACAGCTTATTTGGTTTGTGATTGGCAGGtgacagaggagctgcagagCGGACCAATGAGCACAGAGGAGAAGGAGCTGCTGCACCTGCTGTCCTCACCACATCTCAAGGTAAACACGATTTTATCTTTTGGTCATACAGTAGTATGAAAGTAAGGAGATGTAGCAATAGTGTATATCCATGTGGCCAGATTTCCTATGGACAATAATGTTCCTCTCTGAAGGTGTTTGTAGACATCTGGCTGCAGTCCCTGCTCCGATGCCGCTTCATGTCAGAACCGTATTCTCAGCACGTCTGTCTTATGTCCCATCAGGCCGTGCTCTCGGTGCATGACACGGTGGCGCAGAAGAACTTTGATCCTGTGCTGCCACCGCTCCCCGATGACTTTGAGGACGAGCTGGATGAAGAGTCGGTGAAGATTGTGAGGCTGGTGAAGAACAAAGAGCCTCTGGTGagttacatttcattacatgtcacttgttagacgcttttatccaaagcgacttacatactcaatactgtggacaatccccacaggagcaatttggggggaagtgtcttgcccagggacacaacgacatgctgactgcagtggggtttgaacctgtgctcccctgatccgaacaccaacgcactagtccactgcgccacacacctcccCCTGAGTTGTGAAGGTTTAGAGTGGACAACAACTGGATGAAAAGGATTATGGGATTCAGACCTTCTGCTTTTTACTGATCACAATGTTGTTGATCTGTTCCCTAGGGAGCAACCATCAGGCGGGACGAAGCCACTGGGGTGGTGGTCGTGGCTCGGATCATGAGAGGAGGAGCAGCCGACCGAAGTGGTAGATGATGCTTCTTTTCATTTTGTCCCTCTGGGCTTTCTACAAGCTGTGTCTCAACAATAGACTAACAGCAGCTTTAGTTCCAAACCTTAGGGCTTAAATAAAGGCAAGGGGTAGTTAAagtaattaaatacattttaccTCCCTAGTGCTTTAAAAGTGTTCCAATAAAACATTCTGTGCAGGGTTAATAACAATGTAATCACCACATGTTTTACTTACAGTTTAAGGACGTGGACCCTATGACGAGGTGTCCCTAGTAGATATTGCTTTGTGTTAAGGGGCCACGAGCAGTAACGTTTTAAACCCTTAACGACGtgcaaatcctttttttttttggtaaaTGTTTTGCTAATGCTCAATCATTTAAGAAATAGAAAACGCAGAAGCAGGAAATGCAAAAAAGTTTACAGCATGAAAGTCGGCCAATACGCAGCTTTCATGAAGATGAGCCGCCCAAACACCTCAGGAGGCTCCTGGTTTTTGCAGCAGTGTGATGGCATGTGCCTTCTTGCAACCGGTGGAAATCAGTGACACTTGTTCACAcacaatatactgtatatgtacaGTAAGGAACAACAAAGCAAAACCTGATACAGTAATGCAAGTGAGACCAATGTGAGAGCGACGCAGCAGCGGAAGAGATAGTGCCGTTGTTGCTGAAACACAAAGCTCTCCACGGGTCCCCGGAGAATCAATCACACTACAGACTCAGCAAAGGTCCTTTCATGGGCGTTACCATGGAAATATCGGAAATCTCAGCGACATAAAGGTGTATGTTTGGCTTTGGAAACGGAAATATGCATGATGGACAACTGAACCAATCAGTGTTTGCATACATGTATGTCTTCCTCTGTTTTCTTGCTGCGTCAAGTGATGGGAACAGCTGTCAGTGTGGAGACAGAAGCTGTAGAGGGATTTCAGAATCAGCCTCAGGTCTCTTTGGAAATGAAAACTATATTTGAGTTTGATTGGACAATAGTGTATCTGCTATGTTCTTCTCTGTCCTGAGGGGAAAGCGTATTGATCTGACTTCACTCAGCCTTTGATTTCATTGTTGTGGCTGCAGCTAAATAGATCACAGCTGATGATAGACGGCGCGGCTCGTAACTGTGGATCTGACAACGATTTTAGATACGAGTGATGAACCCCGAAGACCCAGGGAAGACTCTTCTGTTGTCATTGATGTGTCTGTCTGCGCAGTCTGTCTTCATGCGGTCCCTCGTCCTCACAGGGTTGGTGCATGTAGGAGATGAACTCAGGGAGGTCAACGGAGTCTCTGTCATCCAGAAGAGGCCCGATGAGATCAGTCAGCTGCTGGTAAGGCCCAACGTGCTGATGTCGATTTGAAGAAAGGCTGCTGTAGATTGGCAACATAAAATACAATGAAACAATTATTTTCAATTTAAACTGGGCACTTAAAACCATTTTATCTTCAAAAGATAACAATACTGGTACTTATCTTTATTATAATCAATGTTATCtgtattatctgtattattattattatgtattatatATGGGACAGAATCAAATCAACGCATACAAACAATTAAAATCAGGACTTTTTGAATTCAAAGTAGTTGTTTTCAAGATATTTCTGGTGTATTTAATGCCGTTAACATTGGATCACCGTACCATAACTATTAGTGTTCAATGTAATACGTTTGCCAATCGTGACAGCCCTATTTTAAACCCAAGAACAACTCttcaaaaaacacttttttcacAAGTTCTATACTTTCAAATATTAAAAAACGATATTATTATGATGTCATTGTAATAAGAAATGTTTAGTATATATAAGTAGGCTGAACTAAAAAATGCTCTGCCcatgttttgtatatttgtAAACAAGGTATTTGTCCCAGAAGGAAGCACAGGTAAATACTATACAGTATAACTATAAACTAAAAAGACCTTAAGACTCGATTAAAGTAAATCTCCACCTAAAATGTTCCGatcatcttttatttatttataaacaGGGTGCACTGTTAGTCCATTACAATTCTAATCCACCTCAGGGAGCCTTTTAAGTGAAGTATACTTAGTGTCTGTCTTTAATCCCAGGCTGCAGTCACACCCTCCTCTACTTCTGTCTATTTGTGATCTAGTCCCAGTCCCAGGGCTCCATCACTCTAAAGATAATCCCCGCCATTAAAGAAGAGGACCGCCTGAAGGAGAGCAAGGTGAGAGGAAGAGTGAGCGAGCATGCTCTGTGAAGCTGCAGCTGACAGGAAACAGTTTGAATGGggaaaatgtatattttataaCATTTCTTCAGTGGCACTACAGATACATAATTCTTTAAGTATTTTTATACGAATATGTATTTTTTCTATACTCTTAATGTCTATGCAGGCCTCCAAAGAAATGTTCAGAGGGTTCAAATCAAATGTAACGGTCTCTTTTCATGCAAAGAtgtttatgtcttttatacacaatgatgtgtccccggtgtgtaaggatactcacaaagtgtcagaaaactaaAAATGTACATAATATCGTAAATGTGGGCtggcccacggccctatcagaaacaatgcccgacatGTTTTTGAAGTATTaccgtctttgtttacattagcaagcatcgctaacactcagagctaacctggactggagagagtatgtgtaaagaagcaggaGATAAAAAGGTACTCGCCCACCTTGTGGTAAACGCACAAGAGAAAAGGATttaagctccatactgtttcagacataatccttgatgtggttttgaacatgatatggcgtttagtCACGgtgctgaaacagagggatatgaggcagggctagaacgggtgatctgtttggtattttgagcaaaacacttcatagacatgttttttatatatttgtatttatctgagacatataatatatgcctaaaaatagtataataggagacctttaagcaATTAATCAGGTTAAAAGCTTTATTCACTTTTAATGACCTAAATAAAAGAATCATCTGAACTTGGTGCTTCATGTTTTTGATTACAGGTGTATATGAGAGCGTTGTTTGACTACATCCCTTTGGAAGACAAAGCAACGCCTTGCCAAGAAGCAGGACTTCCCTTCAAGCGGGGGGACATCCTGCAGGTGGTGACCCAGGACGACCACACGTGGTGGCAGGCCAAGCGTGTGGGAGACAGCAACCTGCGGGCTGGACTCATCCCCTCCAAACTGTTCCAGGAGAGGTGAGGGCGGGGTGTCACATCATGCGTCCCAACGACCTGTGGTGTGAATAGATAAAGTGCCAGGACCCCACACTGTGCTGGGATTTATGTTATGTAAACTGTCAGATCCACATTCATGTGTTCCACTTAGAAGGGTCAACCGTGTTTACATGGAGCATCAAAGCAGTCGGGAAAAAAAGTAATCAAATCACTGCCTTGATTCGGCGCGTGCTGATACTGTTAGTGTCATAATCCGTCAGAAAGATGATCTCAGCTGGCTGGGATATCCCTGCCAAACGCTGCAGCGTCTGTTGGAGTAATAACAACAGCTTAAACACGGGTCAGAGAGCTATCCAGGCCCTGATAAGCGTGTATGGCTGTTTTGTTGTTTAAATGTTCAACAAGTCTGATTGAGAAACATGTCTTTAAATGTTTCAGCTTGATTGAACACAAATAGCATATGCTCGGGTCTGCTTGCTGACATTATATCATCATTGATAAATTACGGAACAGGCCTAACCGAAACAATGCTTCAGCTTGAAGTGATCTCCTCGAAGTCAAAGCGAAGTAAAACAAAACCAGTGTATAGACAACAAAAACACCTGGACGAGACATAGGGACGTAAAAAGACCACTGAGacccaaaaacacaacaagGAGACAGAAAACTAACAAAGCCACAACGTGGAGTAATAAGGACCACACATAGATGGCTAGGACCCAAAAGAGACACACAATAATCACACAGATGAAAAAAGAAGGCAGAGACCTAAATGTGTTTTGTGTTTCTCTCAGTTTGGGTCCTTCCTCTTATGGAGGGTGGACAGTTTGTGCCCAGGCTCTCATGATCTGTTCATTTGTGTTTTCCTCTTTCATGTTGAAATCTAACATTCCCTCCCCATCTTTTGCTTGCTGATGACTCTCTTCCTGCTCCATCCTCTCTGGCTCTCTGTTCTGCCGCACATTTCTCCAGGCGCCTGGCCTACAGGATGAAAATGGGCACACTCCCGAATCCAAAATCCCCTAAAAAGCCTGCCTGTAAGTTTCTGCTTCTCAGGATTCAACTGCATCTTCAGCATGATTTCATCAACACGGTAGTGTACTACCCGcagcctctctctcctctcctctcctcatgtACTTGGCCACTGTCATTATGGGACAATGATATCTCCGCTGGATAAATGCAGCAatgtcttcattgacatttattgacctttcctgTTGGTAATTGACATACTCAGAGGCATTAGTATTCATTGACCGCCTTCTCCATATTGCTATGTAGACAACGTTTTGAAAGGGATGCGAATAAGATGGAGGGACACAGAGACGAATAAGACGGAGGGGCAGATCACACAGTTATGAATGAATCTCTTTCATTTTCGTCCATCTGGCCAGCGAGCAGCTTAAGTCGAACCAGACAAATCAAatcttatttataaagcacatttaaaagcgatttttggtcgagctaaagtgctgtacatgtaataaaaacacattacttcaatcacaataaaagacaacaATCTAGACAGCGTTAGACATCACGCCCAGTGGGAAACAAAGCCTCAACAATACATAATGCT
Encoded proteins:
- the mpp3a gene encoding MAGUK p55 subfamily member 3 isoform X1 encodes the protein MKEAMPVLTAGAGLHETLALLTSQLRPDANHKEDMVFLKDVFSERSLGYLMKIHEKLRQYERQSPTPFLHTASSLAEDVTEELQSGPMSTEEKELLHLLSSPHLKAVLSVHDTVAQKNFDPVLPPLPDDFEDELDEESVKIVRLVKNKEPLGATIRRDEATGVVVVARIMRGGAADRSGLVHVGDELREVNGVSVIQKRPDEISQLLSQSQGSITLKIIPAIKEEDRLKESKVYMRALFDYIPLEDKATPCQEAGLPFKRGDILQVVTQDDHTWWQAKRVGDSNLRAGLIPSKLFQERRLAYRMKMGTLPNPKSPKKPAYEQGCDKEDCDCEGYFNGQYIVSPKCKAVAPSCGQVFSWEFYSAGLRRSFRLSRKDRQDSSGEGSDFGDSDYTTYEEVSRYQQRPNERPRLVVLIGSLGARINELKQRVIAENPHRFAVAVPHTTRPKKPHEKEGVEYHFVTKQQFDADALNNKFIEHGEYKENQYGTSIEAIRSVQAKNKMCVVDVQPEALKRLRTAEFKPYVIFVKPRVPESRRRRSAATSPGGGERGRVTDEDLQEMRQSAIQIDQQYGQLVDRVLIKEDSASACAELRGILERLERESFWVPISWVRT
- the mpp3a gene encoding MAGUK p55 subfamily member 3 isoform X3, coding for MKEAMPVLTAGAGLHETLALLTSQLRPDANHKEDMVFLKDVFSERSLGYLMKIHEKLRQYERQSPTPFLHTASSLAEDVTEELQSGPMSTEEKELLHLLSSPHLKAVLSVHDTVAQKNFDPVLPPLPDDFEDELDEESVKIVRLVKNKEPLGATIRRDEATGVVVVARIMRGGAADRSGLVHVGDELREVNGVSVIQKRPDEISQLLSQSQGSITLKIIPAIKEEDRLKESKVYMRALFDYIPLEDKATPCQEAGLPFKRGDILQVVTQDDHTWWQAKRVGDSNLRAGLIPSKLFQERRLAYRMKMGTLPNPKSPKKPAYEQGCDKEDCDCEGYFNGQYIAGLRRSFRLSRKDRQDSSGEGSDFGDSDYTTYEEVSRYQQRPNERPRLVVLIGSLGARINELKQRVIAENPHRFAVAVPHTTRPKKPHEKEGVEYHFVTKQQFDADALNNKFIEHGEYKENQYGTSIEAIRSVQAKNKMCVVDVQPEALKRLRTAEFKPYVIFVKPRVPESRRRRSAATSPGGGERGRVTDEDLQEMRQSAIQIDQQYGQLVDRVLIKEDSASACAELRGILERLERESFWVPISWVRT
- the mpp3a gene encoding MAGUK p55 subfamily member 3 isoform X2 — protein: MKEAMPVLTAGAGLHETLALLTSQLRPDANHKEDMVFLKDVFSERSLGYLMKIHEKLRQYERQSPTPFLHTASSLAEDVTEELQSGPMSTEEKELLHLLSSPHLKAVLSVHDTVAQKNFDPVLPPLPDDFEDELDEESVKIVRLVKNKEPLGATIRRDEATGVVVVARIMRGGAADRSGLVHVGDELREVNGVSVIQKRPDEISQLLSQSQGSITLKIIPAIKEEDRLKESKVYMRALFDYIPLEDKATPCQEAGLPFKRGDILQVVTQDDHTWWQAKRVGDSNLRAGLIPSKLFQERRLAYRMKMGTLPNPKSPKKPAYEQGCDKVSPKCKAVAPSCGQVFSWEFYSAGLRRSFRLSRKDRQDSSGEGSDFGDSDYTTYEEVSRYQQRPNERPRLVVLIGSLGARINELKQRVIAENPHRFAVAVPHTTRPKKPHEKEGVEYHFVTKQQFDADALNNKFIEHGEYKENQYGTSIEAIRSVQAKNKMCVVDVQPEALKRLRTAEFKPYVIFVKPRVPESRRRRSAATSPGGGERGRVTDEDLQEMRQSAIQIDQQYGQLVDRVLIKEDSASACAELRGILERLERESFWVPISWVRT
- the mpp3a gene encoding MAGUK p55 subfamily member 3 isoform X4 translates to MKEAMPVLTAGAGLHETLALLTSQLRPDANHKEDMVFLKDVFSERSLGYLMKIHEKLRQYERQSPTPFLHTASSLAEDVTEELQSGPMSTEEKELLHLLSSPHLKAVLSVHDTVAQKNFDPVLPPLPDDFEDELDEESVKIVRLVKNKEPLGATIRRDEATGVVVVARIMRGGAADRSGLVHVGDELREVNGVSVIQKRPDEISQLLSQSQGSITLKIIPAIKEEDRLKESKVYMRALFDYIPLEDKATPCQEAGLPFKRGDILQVVTQDDHTWWQAKRVGDSNLRAGLIPSKLFQERRLAYRMKMGTLPNPKSPKKPAYEQGCDKAGLRRSFRLSRKDRQDSSGEGSDFGDSDYTTYEEVSRYQQRPNERPRLVVLIGSLGARINELKQRVIAENPHRFAVAVPHTTRPKKPHEKEGVEYHFVTKQQFDADALNNKFIEHGEYKENQYGTSIEAIRSVQAKNKMCVVDVQPEALKRLRTAEFKPYVIFVKPRVPESRRRRSAATSPGGGERGRVTDEDLQEMRQSAIQIDQQYGQLVDRVLIKEDSASACAELRGILERLERESFWVPISWVRT